Proteins encoded within one genomic window of Onychostoma macrolepis isolate SWU-2019 chromosome 11, ASM1243209v1, whole genome shotgun sequence:
- the LOC131549063 gene encoding deoxyribonuclease gamma-like, with the protein MFLISQLTVMLSTLILLLNLGGATALKICSFNIKSFGESKISKPDVLDIIVESIGRCDLMLVLEIKDAKGKAFDQLMIHLNSRSRTRANEFSSVISERLGRKSYKEQYAFIYRQKMLSVRSVYQYPDTQTGDEDAFAREPFVVWFSSPKTEIKDFVIIPIHTAPEAAVKEIDELYDVYQNVSQLWRSDNFIIMGDFNAACGYVPKRQWVNIRLRSETQFVWLTGDKLDTSVKKSTRCAYDRVVLRGERMIEAVNPESVEVFNFKEEFGLTEQEALAVSDHFPLCITVNQAQMRG; encoded by the exons ATGTTCCTCATATCCCAGCTGACAGTGATGCTGAGCACTCTGATCCTGCTGCTGAACCTCGGAGGAGCCACAGCTCTCAAGATCTGCTCCTTCAACATAAAATCATTCGGAGAGAGCAAAATCTCCAAACCAGATGTACTGGACATCATAGTGGAG AGCATTGGTCGCTGTGACCTTATGCTTGTCCTGGAGATCAAAGATGCAAAAGGAAAAGCATTTGATCAACTCATGATTCACCTGAACAG CAGGTCCAGGACACGAGCAAATGAATTTAGCTCTGTCATTAGTGAGAGACTCGGGAGAAAATCCTACAAGGAGCAATATGCCTTCATTTACAG GCAGAAGATGCTGTCTGTGAGATCCGTCTATCAGTATCCAGACACTCAAACCGGCGATGAAGACGCTTTTGCTCGAGAGCCGTTCGTCGTGTGGTTTTCATCTCCAAAAACTG AAATCAAGGATTTCGTCATTATTCCTATTCACACGGCTCCAGAAGCGGCTGTGAAAGAGATCGATGAACTGTACGACGTTTATCAGAACGTTTCGCAGCTGTGGCGATCAGAC AACTTCATCATTATGGGGGATTTTAATGCCGCCTGTGGTTACGTTCCAAAGAGACAGTGGGTGAACATCCGTCTGCGCTCGGAAACTCAGTTTGTGTGGCTGACAGGTGACAAGCTGGACACGTCAGTGAAGAAATCTACCAGATGTGCTTATGACAG GGTCGTCCTCCGCGGAGAGAGGATGATTGAGGCTGTGAATCCTGAATCAGTGGAGGTGTTTAATTTTAAAGAGGAATTTGGCCTCACTGAGCAGGAG GCTCTGGCAGTGAGTGATCATTTCCCGCTCTGCATCACTGTAAACCAAGCGCAGATGAGAGGATAA
- the LOC131549064 gene encoding protein ATP6V1FNB encodes MRNLLTTQDQNFYRELILKEAYTRLAWKMKYSKEYPTTFASRRSKSIGLFNPPSVGKVTLPPVVQTREKPARRSLSEAPLMRPVSPRTTAALYQGLSNEGKGRSLYLKKRAQKGPEEKFDYPILSSWDYGWRLGDYEIDCKTPAYGRSGIVRSTFYARNGIFNIPAATDQLG; translated from the exons ATGAGGAACCTGCTGACCACTCAAGACCAGAACTTCTACCGCGAGCTGATCCTGAAGGAGGCCTACACGCGGCTGGCGTGGAAGATGAAATACAGCAAAGAATATCCGACCACCTTCGCGTCTCGCAGGTCCAAGTCCATCGGGCTTTTTAACCCTCCGTCTGTCGGTAAAGTCACGCTGCCTCCTGTGGTCCAGACGCGGGAGAAGCCGGCGCGCCGGTCACTGAGTGAAGCCCCGCTCATGAGACCCGTGAGCCCGCGGACTACAGCGGCGCTTTATCAGGGCTTATCCAACGAAGGCAAAGGACGGAGTTTGTATTTGAAGAAACGGGCGCAGAAAGGTCCTGAGGAAAAATTTGATTATCCAATTCTGTCGTCCTGGGATTATGGATGGAGATTAG GTGATTATGAGATTGACTGTAAGACGCCAGCCTACGGGAGATCTGGGATCGTAAGGAGCACTTTCTACGCCAGGAATGGCATTTTTAATATTCCCGCAGCTACTGATCAACTAGGATGA